In the Salmo trutta chromosome 33, fSalTru1.1, whole genome shotgun sequence genome, one interval contains:
- the LOC115172125 gene encoding uncharacterized protein LOC115172125 — MMTDRLGEQGDTEPPDHDLPLIAAEKPWTPAHLSSPSLSKESSESIFSFTSSPSLPCLRPGIPYVIGSTAMLQRISSLLSDRGRCQNSQGDSPSPPEDILLPDYPDRTLTLEGATDPVSFNSLSKDSMEVEELAFSTEWRVEDIMAYDIPGDDVFNVGEEAVPPVDVTLDRRHSLSRLNLHPQFYSNEDNQSVPSVSEIQVESHNFLTPDYEKMDYYKEVTDKIMHAPSVSDVWSIMPGGDKSGNILPHTSTFSGAVAASSHCFLELEPLQRAFDPPPLEDSVESFRRDSQDAVDQPEILTSCALTETTQDLLSELHQTFCFLEELGDTGPSGPETERGSTLEGEQESGASGRYIRPFSLQDSSLLIPLRRSVRSRQLQVPGVSLSPRTSPSRSPQLSPSSALETSRDRLPGGGKASHKEDASCFRSTPEDRLGHCKLGSWWKQALETRRASTGLLPAIEQVSTISREKRASLVPGQTYSHSTVNFQESPAKQRGDKWEVKQAEKEELLGRRGSGKLPHQRVEQGVASHRGARVKKGKRVKKA; from the exons ATGATGACTGACAGGCTGGGAGAGCAGGGAGACACAGAGCCACCTGATCATGACCTGCCTCTTATAGCTGCG GAGAAACCCTGGACCCCggcacacctctcctctccatccctgtcCAAGGAGAGCTCTGAATCTATATTCTCTTTCACATCTTCCCCCTCACTTCCCTGCCTGAGACCAGGCATCCCATATGTGATTGGGAGCACAGCAATGCTGCAGCGGATCTCATCCCTGCTCAGTGATAGAGGACGGTGCCAGAACAGTCAGGGAGACAGCCCTTCCCCCCCAGAAGACATACTCCTCCCAGACTACCCTGACCGGACTCTGACACTAGAGGGCGCCACAGACCCTGTCTCCTTCAACAGCCTCAGTAAAGAcagcatggaggtggaggagctggCGTTCTCCACTGAGT GGAGAGTGGAGGACATCATGGCCTATGATATACCAGGAGACGACGTCTTCAATGTGGGAGAGGAGGCAGTTCCTCCTGTAGATGTAACGTTAGACAGAAG GCATAGTCTGAGCAGACTGAACCTCCATCCTCAGTTCTACAGTAATGAGGACAACCAATCAGTGCCCTCTGTATCTGAGATCCAAGTGGAGAGTCACAACTTCCTGACACCTGACTATG AGAAAATGGACTACTACAAGGAGGTTACTGACAAAATCATGCATGCACCAAGTGTGAGTGACGTGTGGAGCATCATGCCTGGAGGGGACAAATCAGGGAACATCCTCCCCCATACCTCCACCTTCTCTGGGGCTGTTGCTGCCTCATCTCACTGCTTCCTGGAGCTGGAGCCCTTACAG AGGGCATTCGACCCTCCACCGCTTGAGGATTCAGTGGAAAGTTTCCGCCGGGACTCCCAGGATGCAGTGGACCAACCGGAGATCCTGACCTCCTGTGCCCTCACTGAGACCACCCAGGAcctgctctctgagctccaccagaCCTTCTGCTTCCTGGAGGAGCTGGGAGACACAGGGCCCAGTggcccagagacagagagaggctctACCCTGGAGGGGGAGCAAGAGAGTGGGGCTTCCGGGAGGTACATCAGGCCCTTCTCTCTCCAGGACTCCTCTCTGCTCATCCCCCTGCGGAGGTCCGTACGCTCCAGACAGCTACAGGTTCCTGGAGTGTCTCTGTCCCCTAGGACTAGCCCCAGCCGCTCCCCCCAGCTCAGCCCCTCCTCAGCCCTAGAAACATCCAGGGACAGGTTACCTGGAGGGGGGAAGGCCTCGCACAAAGAGGACGCATCATGCTTCAGAAGCACCCCAGAGGATAGGCTAGGCCACTGTAAGCTGGGCAGCTGGTGGAAACAAGCCCTGGAGACCCGGAGGGCATCCACTGGCCTACTCCCTGCCATAGAGCAGGTGTCCACCATCTCACgag AAAAGAGGGCCTCTCTCGTCCCAGGGCAAACCTACTCCCACAGTACGGTCAACTTCCAGGAGTCTCCGGCCAAGCAGAGAGGAGACAAGTGGGAGGTCAAACAG GCGGAGAAAGAGGAGCTGCTGGGACGGAGGGGCTCTGGGAAGCTGCCCCACCAGCGAGTGGAGCAGGGCGTGGCGAGCCATAGGGGAGCCAGAGTGAAGAAGGGCAAACGGGTGAAGAAGGCATGA
- the tmem179ab gene encoding transmembrane protein 179 — MALDNVLFAQCILYFLAFVFGFISVVPLSENTEDFHGKCLLFTRGMWQNENITVSKQRFIVEEWGPESSCSFITFVGIASLVLSAVQAWRLLFFLCKGHDDSLFNAFLNLVISSLVVFTVFLSSTIVSVGFNLWCDAITEGGSMSSSCEDLQDTDLELGLDNSSFYDQFAIAQFGLWAAWLTWMGIMVMAFLKVYHNYRQEDLLDSLIHEKELLLGRSSRRGSDANQMKSGMV; from the exons ATGGCCCTCGATAATGTACTTTTCGCACAATGCATCCTCTATTTTTTGGCGTTTGTGTTTGGCTTTATTTCCGTAGTGCCTCTCTCCGAAAACACGGAGGATTTTCATGGAAAATGCTTGCTTTTCACTCGTGGTATGTGGCAGAATGAGAACATCACAGTCTCAAAGCAGCGCTTCATCGTTGAGGAGTGGGGACCGGAGTCTTCCTGCAGTTTCATCACTTTTGTCGGGATAGCATCTCTCGTCCTCTCCGCAGTGCAGGCATGGAGACTGCTGTTCTTTCTTTGCAAAGGCCACGACGA TTCCCTGTTCAATGCCTTCCTGAATCTGGTGATCAGCTCCCTGGTGGTGTTCACAGTGTTCCTCTCCAGCACCATCGTCAGTGTGGGCTTCAACCTGTGGTGTGACGCCATCACAGAGGGAGGGAGCATGTCCAGCAG CTGTGAGGACCTGCAGGACACTGATCTGGAGTTAGGCCTTGACAACTCCTCGTTCTATGACCAGTTTGCCATTGCTCAG TTTGGTCTGTGGGCAGCGTGGCTGACGTGGATGGGTATCATGGTCATGGCCTTCCTCAAGGTCTACCACAACTACCGCCAGGAGGACCTTCTGGACAGTCTGATCCACGAGAAGGAGCTGCTGCTGGGACGCTCGTCCCGCCGGGGTTCTGATGCCAACCAGATGAAGAGTGGCATGGTCTAA